A window of Mytilus edulis chromosome 10, xbMytEdul2.2, whole genome shotgun sequence contains these coding sequences:
- the LOC139491928 gene encoding heavy metal-binding protein HIP-like: MQLVIIFISLIGPFVCHYGNEVSAAGILESIQSDVKKILERSGPEKTVNGKYKPAFFANLSKTLSNLKSDQIVKFDTIVTNVGKPYSPKTGKFTAPRDGTYTFSWTCLTFAKSRFETRLAVNNQYISGNRANAQNINQYVQATKNVVVQMKKGDVATVRVLGSYGLSLYGGGYNFSSFSGFMI, translated from the exons ATGCAG CTAGTCATCATATTTATTTCTTTGATTGGACCATTCGTTTGTCACTATGGAAATGAAGTATCAGCTGCTGGAATTCTCGAATCTATACAGTCTGATGTTAAAAAAATTCTGGAAAGATCTGGACCAGAAAAAACAGTTAATG GGAAATATAAACCAGCCTTCTTTGCAAACTTGTCTAAAACCTTAAGCAACCTTAAATCTGACCAGATAGTAAAGTTCGACACAATAGTAACAAATGTCGGTAAGCCTTACAGTCCAAAGACAGGAAAATTTACAGCTCCTCGAGATGGAACATACACATTTTCTTGGACTTGCTTGACTTTCGCCAAAAGTAGATTTGAAACACGACTTGCTGTAAATAACCAGTACATTTCCGGTAATAGAGCAAATGCTCAAAACATAAATCAGTATGTTCAAGCCACAAAGAATGTTGTAGTACAAATGAAGAAAGGAGATGTAGCTACTGTGAGAGTGCTTGGCTCCTATGGGTTATCATTATATGGAGGTGGCTATAATTTTTCATCTTTCTCTGGTTTTATGATTTAA
- the LOC139491930 gene encoding heavy metal-binding protein HIP-like: protein MKLVKLFISFIGPFLYYYGDEVSAAGILESIQSDVHKILARSGRENPVNVTYKPAFLANLSHTLSNLQSNQIVKFDTVITNIGEHYSPATGKFTAPQDGIYAFSWTCLTPAGSRFETQLLVNDRYISANRANAQNINQYVQGTKNVVVQMKKGDEAAVRVLSFAGLILHGNGLFSAFSGFMI, encoded by the exons ATGAAG CTGgtgaaattatttatttcttttattggACCATTCCTTTATTACTATGGAGATGAAGTATCGGCTGCTGGAATTCTTGAATCTATTCAGTCTGATGTTCATAAAATTCTAGCAAGGTCTGGACGGGAAAACCCAGTTAATG TGACATATAAGCCTGCCTTCCTCGCCAACTTGTCACACACATTAAGCAACCTTCAATCTAACCAGATAGTAAAGTTTGACACAGTTATAACAAATATCGGTGAACATTACAGTCCAGCAACTGGAAAATTTACAGCCCCACAAGATGGAATATATGCTTTTTCTTGGACTTGCTTGACTCCTGCTGGAAGCAGATTTGAAACACAACTTTTAGTAAATGACCGTTACATTTCCGCTAATAGAGCAAATGCTCAAAACATCAACCAATATGTTCAAGGCACAAAGAATGTGGTAGTACAGATGAAAAAAGGAGATGAAGCTGCTGTTAGAGTGCTTTCATTTGCTGGTTTAATATTACATGGAAATGGTCTTTTTTCTGCTTTCTCTGGTTTTATGATTTAG